One stretch of Epinephelus lanceolatus isolate andai-2023 chromosome 15, ASM4190304v1, whole genome shotgun sequence DNA includes these proteins:
- the LOC144467084 gene encoding zinc finger BED domain-containing protein 4-like gives MTQTLNPKYTPPSRDKISNTLIPAWYAVEKNNVVSELKHIKKAAITCDGWTSITRDHYLTVTLHYVYEDRLHQKVLKTQAVYEAQTGPVVADEIEVILKEFSIDLKDNVGVTVDNAYNMDAAVRRLKILKLGCFAHTLNLGAQKAYSVLSVSKWAAKIRTIIVWMRKSSMAKVVLKEKQQLLSLQPHKLVLDVKTRWNSTYLMTERFVEQYPAIQATVRDPRVRKGAEKDKLERMSDEDFKKADEFIKLMRILYTSTLAVSSEKTPTCGQILPILKKLETHFTAADDDSVFTASIKAKIWSDLSTFLEEATIMDPRFRAKLDNNAAWDQVKDAAVKMAGPEESE, from the exons atgacaCAAACTCTAAATCCAAAATACACACCACCATCCAGAGACAAAATCTCTAACACATTAATACCTGCATGGTATGCGGTGGAGAAAAACAATGTAGTGTCAGAGCTTAAACATATCAAGAAGGCTGCTATAACATGTGATGGTTGGACCAGCATCACAAGAGACCACTACCTAACCGTCACCTTACACTATGTGTATGAAGACCGTCTCCATCAAAAAGTACTGAAGACCCAGGCAGTCTATGAAGCACAAACAGGACCGGTTGTAGCAGATGAGATTGAGGTCATCTTAAAAGAATTCAGCATAGATCTGAAGGATAATGTTGGAGTGACTGTGGACAATGCCTATAATATGGACGCGGCAGTGAGAAGGCTTAAGATCCTAAAACTTGGATGTTTCGCACATACATTGAACCTTGGAGCACAAAAAGCCTACAGTGTTCTGTCGGTGAGCAAGTGGGCAGCCAAAATACGAACGATAATCGTTTGGATGAGAAAGAGCAGCATGGCCAAGGTCGTcttgaaagaaaaacagcagctgctgt cCCTACAGCCTCACAAGCTAGTTCTTGATGTTAAAACTCGCTGGAACTCCACATACCTGATGACTGAAAGATTCGTTGAGCAATACCCAGCCATTCAAGCAACTGTTCGCGATCCAAGAGTCAGGAAGGGGGCGGAGAAGGACAA ATTGGAGCGAATGAGTGATGAGGATTTCAAGAAAGCAGACGAGTTCATCAAGCTCATGCGAATCCTCTACACCAGCACCCTGGCTGTATCAAGCGAGAAGACACCAACGTGTGGGCAAATACTTCCAATCCTAAAGAAGTTGGAGACTCACTTCACAGCAGCTGATGACGACTCTGTCTTCACTGCCTCCATAAAGGCCAAGATATGGAGTGACCTGTCCA CATTTCTGGAGGAGGCAACTATAATGGACCCTAGATTCAGGGCTAAACTGGACAACAATGCTGCCTGGGACCAGGTGAAAGATGCTGCAGTGAAGATGGCAGGTCCAGAAGAGTCAGAG